The Limanda limanda chromosome 20, fLimLim1.1, whole genome shotgun sequence genome has a segment encoding these proteins:
- the fastkd3 gene encoding FAST kinase domain-containing protein 3, mitochondrial: MIRRLPLLGQLGIQRFPFVVPSTRLLRTSSAGQPSCAAGPGSRSPGSRQLQPGCGTRGLSTIIREPSFVASSSVGLHKDADIPRLRLTQLHRPTSAEEQAFQQGLADCSSSRQVLRLLRSVEILSDTMAAEALHRVADLEQGGKSLKDPAVLEKDTIRALCFQLEQDSGRLTDAGLVSALLACTRLFLDPWSTLMVRLVSESQERLDRGKMTVDELCTLGQAMLAVEGPGCVMLEQVMEDIQKLEPTQWSLSDLIAVYRLLQGGVGADGKYRDLLNAMHTPALRLSSRMNPDAVSGLLSALVTLNQTQAMPLVISLCKQAVRHVPHFTDEELTLVVGALIYFGHSDHYFVEAMEKYVPTMAFASHPETVTTVMQFFSRRNILSPTVFDAIAESFVYRADEYSTSQVARQIMAFGKLGYLPPNAGEVFRKVETILHTRFSHFQPRTLLNLLHACVLVERFPVNFVSKVFSSYFLQQLQEQGTGMDRIVLAKLTQLYMTVKLECPFYQGPKLLPKFSVKSFLTSGRSLETPVDVHLYNSVKNGLIELLGARAYFGSNVLTPYCYTLDVEIKLDEEGYVLTASQTDEVYRRVALCIDGSKRFTTNKRHLLGKEAIKQRHLRLLGYEVVQIPYYEFEKLKSMTSVVEYLHQKIFPHTYRLSW, translated from the exons ATGATCCGGAGACTTCCTCTGCTCGGCCAGCTCGGGATTCAGCGTTTCCCGTTTGTCGTCCCCTCCACCCGGCTCCTGAGAACCAGCAGTGCGGGTCAGCCATCATGTGCAGCCGGCCCGGGCAGCAGGAGCCCGGGCAGCAGGCAGCTCCAGCCGGGCTGTGGGACCAGGGGCCTcagcaccatcatcagggaGCCGTCCTTTGTGGCCAGCAGCTCTGTAGGACTCCACAAGGATGCAGACATCCCCCGGCTCCGTCTGACCCAGCTGCACCGACCCACCTCTGCAGAGGAGCAGGCTTTCCAGCAGGGTCTGgccgactgctcctcctcccggcAGGTCCTCAGACTGCTGCGCTCGGTGGAGATCTTGTCTGACACCATGGCTGCTGAAGCGCTTCATCGAGTGGCCGACCTGGAGCAGGGGGGAAAGTCACTGAAGGACCCCGCCGTGCTAGAGAAGGACACCATCCGGGCCCTGTGCTTCCAGCTGGAGCAGGATTCCGGGCGGCTGACGGATGCTGGGTTGGTATCTGCTCTCCTGGCCTGCACTCGCCTCTTCCTGGATCCCTGGAGCACTCTGATGGTGCGGCTGGTGTCTGAGAGCCAGGAGAGGCTCGACAGGGGGAAGATGACTGTAGATGAGCTGTGTACCTTAGGCCAGGCAATGCTCGCCGTGGAGGGACCTGGCTGTGTGATGCTGGAGCAGGTGATGGAGGACATCCAGAAGCTGGAACCTACCCAATGGAGCCTATCAGACCTCATTGCAGTTTACAGGCTTCTGCAAGGTGGTGTGGGTGCAGATGGAAAATACAGAGACCTGTTGAATGCCATGCACACGCCTGCTCTGAGACTCAGCTCCCGTATGAACCCTGATGCTGTCAGCGGGCTGCTCAGTGCTCTTGTGACGCTGAACCAGACCCAGGCCATGCCTCTGGTTATCAGTCTGTGCAAACAGGCTGTGCGTCATGTACCTCACTTCACCGATGAGGAGCTCACCCTCGTGGTCGGGGCGCTAATATACTTTGGTCACAGCGATCATTATTTTGTGGAGGCGATGGAGAAGTATGTCCCCACCATGGCATTCGCCTCCCACCCAGAGACGGTAACCACGGTGATGCAGTTCTTTAGCCGGAGGAACATCCTCTCCCCAACGGTGTTTGACGCCATCGCGGAGAGCTTTGTGTACCGAGCGGATGAGTACAGCACCAGCCAGGTGGCCAGGCAGATCATGGCTTTCGGGAAGCTGGGGTACCTCCCGCCAAACGCAGGCGAGGTGTTCAGGAAGGTGGAAACCATCCTGCATACGCGCTTTTCCCACTTCCAACCTCGAACACTGCTCAACCTGCTCCACGCCTGCGTCCTGGTGGAGAGGTTCCCCGTTAATTTTGTCTCCAAGGTCTTCAGCAGTTActtcctgcagcagctacaAG AGCAAGGCACAGGGATGGATCGGATCGTCCTGGCAAAGCTGACTCAGCTCTACATGACTGTGAAGCTAGAGTGTCCTTTCTATCAG GGTCCCAAGCTGCTTCCAAAGTTCAGCGTTAAGTCTTTCCTCACGTCTGGGCGCTCCCTGGAGACGCCGGTGGATGTACATCTGTACAACTCTGTGAAAAATGGACTGATCGAGTTGCTCGGGGCTCGTGCATACTTTGGATCCAATGTCCTCACGCCGTACTGCTACACACTCg ACGTGGAGATTAAACTTGATGAGGAGGGATATGTGCTGACTGCCAGTCAAACTGACGAGGTGTACAGAAG GGTAGCTCTTTGTATCGATGGATCAAAGAGGTTCACTACAAACAAGAGGCACCTGCTGGGAAAAGAAGCCATCAAGCAGCGACACCTGAGGCTCCTGGGATATGAAGTTGTTCAG aTTCCTTACTATGAATTTGAAAAACTCAAAAGCATGACCAGCGTGGTCGAGTACCTGCACCAGAAGATCTTCCCTCACACGTACAGGCTGAGCTGGTGA
- the chmp5b gene encoding charged multivesicular body protein 5 yields MNRIFGRGTPKAPPPNLSDCIGSVDSRADSVEKKIAKLDVELVKYKDQMKKMRDGPSKNMVKQKALRVLKQKRMYEGQKDNLMQQSFNMEQTNYTISSLKDTKTTVDAMKLGLKDMKKAYKKVNIDQIEDVQDQLEDMMEDANDIQEALGRSYGTPDIDEDDLEAELDALGDELLMDEDSSYLDDAATAPSIPEGMPGDKSTNRDGVLVDEFGLPQIPAT; encoded by the exons ATGAACCGCATCTTCGGCCGCGGAACCCCGAAGGCTCCCCCGCCGAACCTCTCCGACTGCATCGGGAGC GTTGATTCTCGGGCGGATTCCGTGGAGAAGAAGATTGCCAAACTAGATGTCGAACTTGTCAAGTACAAGGAtcagatgaagaagatgagggaCGGGCCCTCGAAG AACATGGTCAAGCAGAAGGCATTGAGAGTTCTGAAGCAGAAGAGGAT GTATGAGGGTCAGAAAGATAACCTGATGCAGCAGTCGTTCAATATGGAACAAACAAACTACACAATATCGAGCCTTAAAGACACTAAAACCACA gTTGATGCCATGAAACTCGGCCTTAAAGACATGAAGAAAGCTTACAAGAAAGTCAACATTGATCAGATTGAg GACGTCCAAGATCAGCTGGAGGACATGATGGAGGACGCCAATGACATCCAGGAGGCACTGGGCAGAAGCTATGGCACCCCCGACATCGATGAAGACGACTTGGAAGCAG AGCTGGATGCTTTGGGAGACGAGCTCCTGATGGACGAGGACAGCTCCTACCTGGACGACGCCGCGACAGCTCCTTCCATCCCAGAGGGAATGCCTGGCGACAAGTCCACCAACCGG GATGGTGTCCTGGTGGACGAGTTTGGCCTTCCTCAGATTCCTGCTACATAA
- the LOC133026987 gene encoding delta-type opioid receptor-like, whose product MENTPVEIFKEDSKCLSTLLEDCPLNASSAWVSGSSESRNASHDDGWESEGMSPIIPIITAVYSVVFVVGLLGNCLVMYVIIRYTKMKTATNIYIFNLALADALVTTTMPFQSTDYLLNTWPFGEVVCKVFISIDYYNMFISIFTLTMMSVDRYVAVCHPVKALDFRTPIKAKMINVCIWLLSSAAGIPAFILGGTQTNSEITECALQFPEPYVYWDTVMKVCVFVFAFVVPVLIITVCYSLMVLRLKSVRMLSGSREKDRNLRRITRLVVVVVAVFVVCWTPIHIFILIKALVSVPETTAIMAAYFFCVALGYTNSSLNPVLYAFLDENFKRCFKDFCLSAKLKGERVSGGRKAPSTVREASIPRENQGGTSKPT is encoded by the exons ATGGAAAACACCCCGGTGGAAATTTTCAAAGAAGACAGCAAGTGCCTGTCCACGCTGCTGGAGGACTGTCCGCTGAATGCCTCCTCTGCCTGGGTGTCCGGGTCCTCAGAGAGCCGCAACGCGAGCCACGACGATGGCTGGGAGTCGGAGGGCATGTCCCCCATCATTCCCATCATCACCGCGGTCTACTCCGTGGTGTTTGTGGTGGGTTTGCTGGGCAACTGCCTCGTCATGTATGTCATCATTAG GTACACAAAGATGAAGACAGCCACCAACATATACATCTTCAACCTGGCCCTGGCCGACGCCCTGGTCACCACCACCATGCCCTTCCAGAGCACCGACTACCTGCTGAACACCTGGCCCTTCGGCGAGGTCGTGTGCAAGGTCTTCATCTCCATCGACTACTACAACATGTTCATCAGCATCTTCACCCTCACCATGATGAGCGTGGATCGCTACGTGGCCGTGTGCCACCCGGTAAAAGCCCTGGACTTCCGCACCCCGATCAAAGCCAAGATGATCAACGTGTGCATCTGGCTCCTGTCGTCGGCCGCAGGGATTCCGGCGTTTATTCTCGGTGGCACCCAAACAAACAGCG aaaTAACTGAGTGTGCCTTACAGTTCCCGGAGCCGTACGTGTACTGGGACACTGTGATGAAGGTCTGCGTGTTTGTCTTCGCCTTCGTCGTGCCTGTGCTCATCATCACCGTGTGCTACTCCCTGATGGTGCTGCGGCTGAAGAGCGTCCGAATGTTGTCCGGCTCGCGCGAGAAGGATCGCAACCTGCGCCGGATCACcagactggtggtggtggtggtggccgTGTTCGTGGTCTGCTGGACGCCCATTCACATCTTCATCCTGATCAAGGCGCTCGTCAGCGTGCCGGAAACCACCGCCATCATGGCCGCCTACTTCTTCTGTGTGGCTCTGGGCTACACCAACAGCAGCCTCAACCCCGTGCTCTATGCCTTCCTGGACGAGAACTTCAAGAGGTGTTTCAAAGACTTCTGCCTCTCGGCCAAACTGAAAGGGGAGAGGGTGTCCGGGGGCAGAAAGGCCCCGAGCACAGTGCGGGAGGCCTCCATTCCCCGGGAGAACCAAGGCGGGACTAGTAAACCGACATGA